Proteins encoded together in one Octopus bimaculoides isolate UCB-OBI-ISO-001 chromosome 24, ASM119413v2, whole genome shotgun sequence window:
- the LOC106883445 gene encoding zinc finger protein 845, which produces MSFPEELPKEIGESSYHCDICKKSFSLKSKLVTHKCIDKEEKAEKRYPCDICGKSFTVKLNLTEHRGTHTGEKPHNCDICGKSFVARSKLTEHKNIHTGERPYKCDICDKSFLRKHNLITHKHLHTGKKPYKCDTCGKSFSLRGHLTSHGRIHTGEKPYHCDICGKSFAHTDGLTRHIRVHTGEKPYKCKMCGDSFSDSGNLTKHKKIHTGEKSYHCDICGKSFFQKVHLLSHKRIHTGEKPYQCDICGKSFSNGSSVTTHKRIHTGEKPYHCDICSKSFSFGSKLTVHKRIHTGEKPYGCDVCGKSFSNRSAVTSHKRIHTGEKLYQCDICGKSFPAGSKLTVHKRIHTGEKPYECETCGRSFPYASGLTVHKRIHTGEKPYNCETCGKSFTRRSQLMIHKRRIHTGEKPYPCDVCGKSFTDGSGLNVHKRMHTGEKPYHCDLCGKSFRYSGAITVHKRIHSESKPYDCNFCGKSFSGTSQLTIHKRHIHTKEKTYHCNICGKSFSAQSPLNYHKRIHTGEKPYHCDICGKSFGYSSGLT; this is translated from the coding sequence atgagTTTCCCTGAAGAATTGCCAAAAGAGATAGGGGAATCatcataccactgtgatatctgtaaaaagtcatTCTCTCTGAAAAGTAAGCTTGTTACTCATAAATGTATTGACAAAGAAGAGAAAGCAGAGAAACGATatccttgtgatatctgtgggaaatcttTCACTGTAAAACTTAACTTAACTGAACATAGgggtacacatacaggagagaagccacacaactgtgatatctgtggtaaatcatttgttGCAAGAAGTAAGCTAACTgagcataaaaatatacatacaggagagagaccatataaATGTGATATCTGTGACAAATCATTCTTACGTAAACATAACTTAATTACTCACAAACACCTCCATACTGGAAAGAAACCCTATAaatgtgatacctgtggtaaatcattctctctaagAGGTCACCTAACCAGTCATGGCCGTATCCATACaggtgaaaagccatatcactgtgatatctgtggtaaatcgtttgcTCACACTGATGGCCTAACTAGGCAcatacgtgttcatacaggagagaagccatataaatgtaaaatgtgtGGTGACTCATTCTCAGACAGTGgtaatttaactaaacacaaaaagattcacacaggagagaagtcatatcactgtgatatctgtggaaaatcattctttcaaaaagTTCATTTACTatctcacaaacgcattcatactggagaaaaaccatatcagtgtgatatctgtggtaaatcattcagtaATGGAAGCTCGGttactacacacaaacgtatccatacaggagagaagccttatcactgtgatatttgtagtaAGTCATTCAGCTTTGGCAGTAAATTAACTgttcataaacgtattcatacaggggaaaaaccatatggctgtgatgtctgtggtaagtcatttaGTAACAGGAGTGCAGTAACttctcataaacgtattcatacaggagagaaactatatcaatgtgacatctgtggtaaatcattccccgCTGGAAGTAAATTAactgttcacaaacgtattcatacaggggaaaaacctTATGAATGTGAAACCTGTGGTAGATCTTTCCCCTACGCAAGTGGATTAactgttcacaaacgtattcatacaggggaaaaaccatataattgtgaaacttgtggtaaatcattcactcgaAGAAGCCAATTAATGATACACAAgagacgcattcatacaggagagaaaccctatccgtgcgatgtctgtggtaaatctttcactGATGGAAGTGGATTAAATGTTCACAAACGTATGCAcacaggggaaaaaccatatcactgtgacctctgtggtaaatcattccgcTATTCAGGTGCAATAactgttcacaaacgtattcattcagAAAGCAAACCGTATGACTGTAatttctgtggtaaatcattctctggaacaAGTCAATTGACGATACACAaaagacacattcatacaaaagagaaaacatatcactgtaatatctgtggtaaatcgttctctgcTCAAAGTCCATTAAATtatcacaaacgcattcatactggggaaaaaccataccactgtgatatctgtggtaaatcattcggTTATTCAAGTGGATTAACT